The Prionailurus viverrinus isolate Anna chromosome B4, UM_Priviv_1.0, whole genome shotgun sequence genome has a window encoding:
- the CD9 gene encoding CD9 antigen: MPVKGGTKCIKYLLFGFNFIFWLAGIAVLAVGLWLRFDSQTKSIFEQDSQPSSFYTGVYILIGAGALMMLVGFLGCCGAVQESQCMLGLFFGFLLVIFAIEIAAAIWGYSHKDEVIQEVQEFYKDTYNKLKSKDEPQRDTLKAIHYALDCCGLAGGVEQFISDICPQKDILSSITVKPCPEAIKEVFHNKFHIIGAVGIGIAVVMIFGMIFSMILCCAIRRSREMV, encoded by the exons CTTGCTGGGATCGCGGTCCTTGCTGTTGGACTATGGCTCCGATTCGACTCTCAGACCAAGAGCATCTTCGAGCAAGACAGTCAACCTTCCAGCTTCTACACAG GAGTTTATATTCTGATTGGAGCTGGTGCCCTCATGATGCTGGTGGGTTTCCTGGGCTGCTGTGGGGCCGTGCAAGAGTCCCAGTGCATGCTGGGATTG TTCTTTGGCTTCCTCTTGGTGATATTTGCCATTGAAATAGCTGCGGCCATCTGGGGCTATTCCCACAAAGATGAG GTGATTCAGGAAGTCCAGGAGTTTTACAAGGACACCTACAACAAGCTGAAATCCAAGGACGAGCCCCAGCGGGACACCCTGAAAGCCATCCACTATGCG CTGGACTGCTGTGGTTTGGCTGGTGGAGTAGAACAGTTTATCTCCGACATCTGCCCCCAAAAGGATATACTGTCATCCATCACAGTGAAG CCCTGCCCTGAGGCCATCAAAGAAGTCTTTCACAACAAATTCCACATCATCGGCGCAGTGGGCATTGGGATTGCCGTGGTGATG aTATTTGGCATGATCTTCAGTATGATCCTGTGCTGTGCTATCCGCAGGAGCCGAGAGATGGTCTAG